TCTGTAGCAATTGGAATTAAATGATAAGTTTTTTCTGTCAAATATAGGGCGTCAAGGCGAACTCCCCATTTTGTATTGTCCTCATTTAATGGATACGCAGCGTTAAGGCGCCATAATTCACCTGATGTAGATTGAATATTAAATTGTATGGCATTATTCAATAGGGCTGTGTCAGAATGAAAATAAATTGTTGTTGATATTGGTGTAGAAACAACCCTGTCAATCGTTATTTGTTGGCCATCTATTAGCTTCAACTTTTTTTTAACTGAAAAAACGTTCCTATCATTTTGTAAGTGCTTCTGTGATGCTTCTACTTGAAAGTTCCATGGCTCGTCAATCTCCTTTTTTCCGTTCCAGTCGTTATAGCGAATATCTAAATTTAATGTTTCATCCTTTGGTAATTCGCTTAGTTTAACACTGCTATAAATGGTATAGGTTTTATCCGATTGCGCAATGGACTGCCCTCCATTTCTTACT
This genomic stretch from Lysinibacillus pakistanensis harbors:
- a CDS encoding DUF4179 domain-containing protein gives rise to the protein MSNDMLLVEGQSKGSRLHKIWFVVVLFLILVIGVIVFYYLFNKDLNFETYKTVVGKTTENSLGSLTLNEVIVDDNQILLNATFKPENDTHFDYQIFFFPQVLINGKEFTVRNGGQSIAQSDKTYTIYSSVKLSELPKDETLNLDIRYNDWNGKKEIDEPWNFQVEASQKHLQNDRNVFSVKKKLKLIDGQQITIDRVVSTPISTTIYFHSDTALLNNAIQFNIQSTSGELWRLNAAYPLNEDNTKWGVRLDALYLTEKTYHLIPIATDGNELGSKIKMTKK